In one window of Pseudomonas chlororaphis subsp. chlororaphis DNA:
- the iscR gene encoding Fe-S cluster assembly transcriptional regulator IscR, with product MRLTTKGRYAVTAMLDLALHAQHGPVSLADISERQGISLSYLEQLFAKLRRSNLVSSVRGPGGGYQLSRDMQGIQVAQVIDAVNESVDATKCQGQGDCHSGDTCLTHHLWCDLSLQIHEFLSGISLADLVTRREVQEVAQRQDQRRCNGKAQHLDKIEASAVE from the coding sequence ATGCGACTGACTACAAAAGGCCGATACGCGGTAACAGCCATGCTTGACTTGGCGTTGCACGCGCAACATGGGCCGGTGTCCCTGGCCGATATCTCTGAGCGCCAAGGCATCTCCCTGTCCTATCTCGAACAGCTCTTCGCCAAGCTGCGCCGCAGCAATCTGGTGTCCAGCGTGCGTGGTCCAGGCGGTGGCTACCAGCTGTCGCGTGACATGCAAGGCATTCAGGTGGCCCAGGTGATCGATGCGGTGAACGAGTCGGTCGATGCAACCAAATGCCAGGGCCAGGGCGATTGCCATTCCGGCGACACCTGTCTGACCCACCACCTGTGGTGCGATCTGAGCCTGCAGATTCACGAATTTCTGAGCGGTATCAGCTTGGCTGACCTTGTGACTCGCCGTGAGGTGCAAGAAGTAGCCCAGCGTCAGGATCAGCGCCGCTGTAATGGCAAGGCGCAGCACCTGGACAAGATTGAAGCGTCCGCCGTCGAATGA
- the cysE gene encoding serine O-acetyltransferase, with protein MFERLREDIQSVFHRDPAARNAFEVLTCYPGMHAIWIHRLSGALWGMGWKWLARLVSNFGRWLTGIEIHPGAKVGRRFFIDHGMGIVIGETAEIGDDVTLYQGVTLGGTSWNKGKRHPTLEDGVVVGAGAKVLGPFTVGAGAKVGSNAVVTKAVPAGATVVGIPGRIIVKSDDEQEAKRKAMAEKLGFDAYGVSEDMPDPVARAIGQLLDHLQAVDGRLEGMCGALKDLGSNYCAKDLPALRDEDFAGVKDKGDSQVG; from the coding sequence ATGTTTGAGCGTTTGCGTGAAGATATCCAGAGTGTTTTCCATCGTGACCCGGCGGCGCGTAATGCATTCGAGGTCCTGACCTGCTACCCGGGCATGCATGCCATCTGGATTCATCGCCTGTCCGGCGCGTTGTGGGGCATGGGTTGGAAGTGGCTGGCGCGCCTGGTGTCGAACTTCGGGCGCTGGTTGACCGGGATCGAGATTCACCCGGGGGCCAAGGTCGGTCGCCGTTTCTTTATCGACCACGGCATGGGCATCGTCATTGGCGAGACTGCTGAGATCGGTGACGACGTCACCCTCTATCAGGGTGTGACCTTGGGCGGCACCAGTTGGAACAAGGGCAAGCGTCATCCGACCCTGGAGGATGGCGTGGTGGTGGGGGCGGGCGCCAAGGTGCTGGGGCCGTTCACTGTAGGGGCGGGCGCCAAGGTCGGCTCCAATGCGGTGGTGACCAAGGCGGTGCCGGCTGGCGCCACGGTGGTGGGTATTCCCGGGCGCATCATCGTCAAGTCCGATGACGAGCAGGAAGCCAAGCGCAAGGCCATGGCCGAGAAGCTCGGTTTCGACGCCTATGGGGTCAGTGAAGACATGCCGGACCCGGTGGCGCGGGCCATTGGCCAGTTGCTCGACCATCTGCAGGCCGTCGATGGGCGTCTGGAGGGTATGTGCGGGGCCTTGAAGGATCTGGGTAGTAACTACTGTGCCAAGGATCTTCCGGCGCTGCGCGATGAGGATTTCGCGGGCGTCAAGGACAAGGGCGACAGCCAGGTCGGTTGA
- the trmJ gene encoding tRNA (cytosine(32)/uridine(32)-2'-O)-methyltransferase TrmJ: MLQNIRVVLVNTSHPGNIGGAARAMKNMGLSRMVLVEPRIFPSHEADARASGATDILENAQVVATLEDALAGCTLVFGTSARDRRIPWPLLDPRESGVKVVQEAGQGAEIALVFGREDSGLTNDELQRCHFHVHIPSDPEFSSLNLATAVQVLAYEVRMSWLAAEGQPSKVEKDEVASPRSDELATMDELERFYEHLEQTLVAIDFLDPEKPRHLMARLRRLYGRSSVSRAEMNILRGILTETQKAARGELLKRKNDDV, translated from the coding sequence TTGCTGCAGAACATTCGTGTCGTCCTGGTCAATACCAGTCATCCCGGGAACATCGGTGGTGCTGCACGTGCCATGAAGAACATGGGGCTGTCGCGGATGGTGCTGGTCGAGCCGCGAATTTTCCCGTCCCATGAGGCCGATGCGCGGGCCTCCGGCGCTACCGACATTCTGGAAAACGCTCAGGTGGTCGCCACCCTGGAAGATGCCCTGGCCGGCTGCACCCTGGTGTTTGGCACCAGCGCCCGTGACCGGCGTATTCCCTGGCCGTTGCTCGACCCCCGGGAGTCCGGGGTCAAGGTGGTGCAGGAGGCAGGGCAGGGCGCCGAAATTGCCTTGGTCTTCGGTCGTGAGGATTCCGGCCTGACCAATGACGAGCTGCAGCGATGTCATTTTCACGTGCATATCCCTTCGGACCCGGAGTTCAGCTCGCTGAACCTGGCGACGGCGGTGCAGGTACTGGCTTATGAAGTGCGTATGTCCTGGCTGGCGGCCGAAGGTCAGCCGAGCAAGGTCGAGAAGGATGAAGTGGCGTCGCCGCGCAGCGATGAGCTGGCGACCATGGACGAACTGGAGCGGTTCTACGAGCATCTGGAGCAGACGCTGGTGGCCATCGACTTCCTCGATCCGGAAAAACCACGGCACTTGATGGCGCGCCTGCGCCGGTTGTACGGACGCAGCTCGGTGAGTCGGGCGGAAATGAATATTTTGCGTGGCATCCTCACGGAAACCCAGAAAGCGGCCCGTGGCGAGCTCCTTAAGCGGAAGAATGATGATGTTTGA
- the suhB gene encoding type III secretion system regulator SuhB, whose translation MQPMLNIALRAARSASELIFRSIERLDTIKVDEKDAKDYVSEVDRAAEQKIIDALRKAYPTHGILGEETGLHAGSGEGEDYLWIIDPLDGTTNFLRGIPHFAVSIACKYRGRLEHAVVLDPVRQEEFTASRGRGAQLNGRRLRVSGRTSLDGALLGTGFPFRDDQMDNLDNYLGMFRALVGQTAGIRRAGAASLDLAYVAAGRFDAFWESGLSEWDMAAGALLIQEAGGLVSDFTGGHDFLEKGHVVAGNTKCFKAVLTAIQPHLPASLKR comes from the coding sequence ATGCAGCCAATGCTGAATATCGCGCTGCGCGCCGCCCGCAGCGCCAGTGAACTGATTTTCCGCTCCATCGAGCGCCTGGATACCATCAAGGTCGACGAAAAAGACGCCAAAGACTACGTATCCGAAGTTGATCGCGCTGCCGAGCAGAAGATCATCGACGCATTGCGCAAGGCCTACCCGACTCACGGCATTCTCGGTGAAGAAACCGGTCTGCACGCTGGCAGCGGTGAAGGCGAAGACTACCTGTGGATCATCGACCCACTGGACGGCACCACCAACTTCCTGCGCGGCATTCCTCATTTCGCTGTCAGCATCGCCTGCAAATACCGTGGTCGCCTGGAACACGCCGTGGTTCTGGACCCGGTGCGCCAGGAAGAATTCACCGCCAGCCGTGGTCGCGGCGCCCAACTGAACGGTCGTCGCCTGCGCGTCAGCGGCCGCACCAGCCTGGACGGCGCCCTGCTGGGTACCGGCTTCCCGTTCCGTGACGACCAAATGGACAACCTCGACAACTACCTGGGCATGTTCCGCGCCCTGGTCGGCCAGACCGCCGGCATCCGCCGCGCCGGCGCTGCCAGCCTGGACCTGGCCTACGTGGCTGCCGGTCGTTTCGACGCCTTCTGGGAGTCAGGCCTGTCCGAGTGGGACATGGCTGCGGGCGCCCTACTGATCCAAGAAGCCGGTGGCCTGGTGAGCGACTTCACCGGCGGTCACGACTTCCTGGAAAAAGGCCACGTGGTTGCCGGCAACACCAAATGCTTCAAGGCGGTCCTCACCGCTATCCAGCCGCACCTGCCGGCTTCGCTGAAGCGCTAA
- a CDS encoding glycine zipper 2TM domain-containing protein, translating into MNKSMLVGAVLGAVAVTAGGAVATYKLVNSGPEYAQVLAVQPVKQQIKTPREVCKDVTVTRQAPVKDQHQIAGTVVGALAGGLLGNQIGGGTGKKIATVAGAVGGGYAGNKVQEGMQERDTYTTTQTRCNTVNDISEKVVGYDVKYELNGKQGQVRMDRDPGSQIPVNKEGQLILGQNQPVQ; encoded by the coding sequence GTGAACAAGTCGATGCTAGTTGGTGCGGTATTAGGTGCCGTCGCTGTGACTGCTGGGGGGGCTGTTGCCACCTACAAGCTGGTCAATAGTGGCCCTGAGTATGCGCAGGTGCTGGCAGTTCAGCCGGTCAAACAACAGATCAAAACACCGCGTGAAGTGTGCAAGGACGTCACCGTGACCCGTCAGGCTCCGGTGAAGGATCAACATCAGATCGCCGGTACGGTGGTCGGTGCGCTGGCCGGTGGCCTTCTGGGCAACCAGATCGGCGGCGGCACAGGCAAGAAGATCGCCACGGTCGCCGGTGCGGTCGGCGGTGGTTACGCCGGTAACAAGGTGCAGGAAGGCATGCAGGAGCGTGATACCTACACCACTACTCAGACTCGCTGCAACACGGTCAATGACATCAGCGAAAAGGTCGTGGGTTATGACGTGAAGTACGAGTTGAACGGCAAGCAGGGTCAGGTGCGTATGGATCGTGATCCAGGTAGCCAGATTCCGGTCAACAAGGAAGGTCAGTTGATCCTGGGCCAGAACCAGCCGGTGCAATAA
- the secF gene encoding protein translocase subunit SecF: MLRTINFMGVRNVAFGVTLLLTVLALFSWFHKGLNYGLDFTGGTLIELTYERPADVMKVRAQLSESGYHEAIVQSFGATTDLLVRMPGEDPQLGHQVAEALQKIGGDNPAQVKRVEFVGPQVGEELRDQGGLGMLMALGGILIYLAFRFQWKFAVGAIVSLIHDVVVTVGILSFFQITFDLTVLAAVLAIIGYSLNDTIVVFDRVRENFRVLRKASLIENINISTTQTLLRTMATSISTLLAIAALLFFGGDNLWGFSIALFVGVLAGTYSSIYIANVVLIWLNLSSEDLIPPANTEKEVDDRP, encoded by the coding sequence ATGTTACGTACTATCAACTTCATGGGCGTGCGGAACGTTGCGTTCGGCGTCACTTTGCTCCTGACCGTTCTGGCGTTGTTCAGCTGGTTCCACAAGGGGTTGAACTACGGCCTGGACTTTACCGGTGGTACGCTCATCGAGCTGACCTACGAGCGTCCGGCGGATGTGATGAAGGTTCGTGCTCAACTGAGCGAGTCCGGCTATCACGAAGCGATCGTGCAAAGCTTCGGTGCGACCACCGATCTGCTGGTGCGGATGCCGGGTGAAGACCCGCAACTGGGCCACCAGGTGGCGGAGGCGCTGCAGAAGATCGGCGGCGACAACCCGGCGCAGGTCAAGCGCGTCGAGTTCGTCGGCCCGCAAGTGGGTGAAGAGCTGCGCGACCAGGGCGGCCTTGGCATGCTGATGGCGCTGGGCGGCATCCTGATCTACCTGGCCTTCCGCTTTCAGTGGAAGTTCGCGGTCGGTGCCATCGTCTCCCTGATCCACGACGTGGTGGTGACCGTGGGTATCCTGTCGTTCTTCCAGATCACCTTCGACCTGACGGTGCTGGCAGCGGTACTGGCGATCATCGGCTACTCGCTCAACGACACCATCGTGGTGTTCGACCGGGTGCGTGAGAACTTCCGTGTGCTGCGCAAGGCCAGCCTGATCGAGAACATCAACATCTCGACCACTCAGACCCTGTTGCGCACCATGGCGACCTCGATCTCCACCCTGCTGGCGATCGCGGCACTGCTGTTCTTCGGTGGCGACAACCTGTGGGGCTTCTCCATCGCCTTGTTCGTTGGTGTCCTGGCGGGTACCTACTCGTCGATCTACATCGCCAACGTGGTGCTGATCTGGTTGAACCTGAGCAGCGAGGACTTGATTCCTCCGGCCAATACCGAGAAGGAAGTCGACGACCGTCCATAA
- the secD gene encoding protein translocase subunit SecD produces the protein MLNKYPLWKYVLILAVLAIGFIYSAPNLYPDDPAIQVSGASTALQVTQADLDRASKALTDAGINVKAATIAAKGKGGLLRLSKQEDQLPAKDVVRKALGDDYVVALNLAQTTPQWLRNLGAHPMKLGLDLSGGVHFLLEVDMEKALDARLKVYEGDVKSLLRKERLRYRSLPQLGGAIQLGFSDEATREQARALIRKNFNDFDIVPADLNGQAVLRLAMTPAKLAEIREYSIKQNLTTVRNRVNELGVAEPLVQRQGANRIVVELPGVQDTAEAKRILGKTANLEFRLAAEPGASKATSESFEFREGNRPPALIERGLIITGDQVTDAQAGFDEHGRPQVNIKLDGHGGELMSRSTRSNVGRSMAVIFIEQKPTTTYTKQVVDGVEKDVAVQSFKEEKKIISLATIQSPLGSQFRITGLNGQGESSELALLLRAGGLAAPMYFAEERTIGPSLGADNITKGIDASLWGMLFVSLFIIAIYRFFGIIATVALALNMVLLLALMSLLGATLTLPGIAGIVLTMGMAVDANVLIFSRIREEIAAGMTVQRAINEGFGRAFTAILDSNLTTLLVGGILFAMGTGPVKGFAVTMSLGIFTSMFTAIWLTRAMVNLIFGGRDFKKLWI, from the coding sequence ATGCTGAACAAATACCCTCTGTGGAAATACGTACTGATCCTGGCGGTGCTGGCGATCGGTTTTATTTATTCCGCTCCCAATCTATACCCTGATGATCCGGCCATTCAGGTCAGCGGCGCGAGCACCGCGTTGCAGGTCACTCAGGCGGATCTGGATCGTGCGAGCAAAGCGCTCACCGACGCCGGGATCAACGTCAAGGCAGCGACCATCGCGGCCAAGGGCAAGGGCGGGCTGTTGCGTCTGTCCAAGCAGGAAGACCAGCTTCCAGCCAAGGACGTCGTGCGCAAGGCCCTGGGTGACGACTACGTCGTTGCATTGAACCTGGCACAAACCACCCCGCAATGGCTGCGCAACCTCGGCGCGCATCCGATGAAGCTGGGCCTGGACTTGTCCGGTGGTGTGCACTTCCTGCTGGAAGTGGACATGGAAAAAGCCCTCGACGCACGCCTGAAAGTCTACGAAGGCGATGTGAAGAGCCTGCTGCGTAAAGAGCGTCTGCGCTATCGCAGCCTGCCGCAGCTGGGCGGTGCCATTCAACTGGGCTTCAGCGACGAAGCGACCCGTGAACAGGCCCGTGCGCTGATCCGCAAGAACTTCAACGATTTCGACATTGTTCCGGCCGACCTCAATGGTCAGGCGGTGCTGCGTCTGGCGATGACCCCGGCCAAGCTGGCGGAAATCCGTGAATACTCCATCAAGCAGAACTTGACCACGGTGCGTAACCGCGTCAACGAGCTGGGTGTTGCCGAGCCTCTGGTTCAGCGCCAGGGCGCCAACCGTATCGTGGTTGAGCTGCCGGGCGTGCAGGACACCGCTGAAGCCAAGCGTATCCTGGGCAAGACGGCCAACCTTGAGTTCCGTCTGGCCGCTGAGCCGGGCGCTTCGAAAGCCACTTCCGAGTCTTTCGAGTTCCGTGAAGGCAATCGTCCTCCTGCGCTGATCGAGCGTGGCCTGATCATCACCGGTGACCAGGTGACCGACGCCCAAGCGGGCTTCGACGAGCATGGTCGTCCACAGGTGAACATCAAGCTCGATGGCCACGGCGGCGAGCTGATGAGCCGTTCGACCCGCAGCAACGTCGGTCGCAGCATGGCGGTGATCTTCATCGAGCAGAAGCCGACCACCACTTACACCAAGCAAGTGGTCGACGGTGTCGAGAAAGACGTCGCGGTGCAGAGCTTCAAGGAAGAGAAGAAGATCATCAGCCTGGCGACCATTCAGTCGCCGCTGGGTAGCCAGTTCCGCATCACCGGCCTGAACGGCCAGGGCGAGTCCTCCGAGCTGGCGCTGCTGCTGCGTGCCGGTGGCCTGGCCGCGCCGATGTACTTCGCCGAAGAGCGCACCATCGGCCCGAGCCTGGGTGCCGACAACATCACCAAGGGTATCGATGCGTCGCTGTGGGGCATGCTGTTCGTGTCGCTGTTCATCATCGCCATCTACCGTTTCTTCGGCATCATCGCCACCGTGGCGCTGGCGCTGAACATGGTGTTGCTGCTGGCCCTGATGTCCTTGCTGGGGGCTACGCTGACCCTGCCGGGTATCGCCGGTATCGTGTTGACCATGGGTATGGCGGTGGACGCCAACGTACTGATCTTCTCGCGGATACGTGAAGAGATCGCCGCCGGCATGACCGTGCAGCGGGCAATCAACGAAGGCTTCGGCCGGGCATTCACCGCGATTCTCGACTCCAACCTGACCACGTTGCTGGTCGGCGGGATTCTCTTTGCCATGGGCACTGGCCCGGTCAAGGGCTTTGCGGTGACCATGTCCCTCGGGATCTTTACCTCGATGTTCACGGCCATCTGGCTGACCCGCGCGATGGTCAACCTGATCTTCGGCGGTCGTGACTTCAAGAAGTTGTGGATTTAA
- the yajC gene encoding preprotein translocase subunit YajC — MSFFISTAMADAAAPAAGPAGTGFEWIFLVGFLVIFYLMIWRPQAKRAKEQKNLLGSLQKGDEVVTTGGIAGKITKVTDDFVVLEVSDTIEMKFQKGAIAATLPKGTLKAI, encoded by the coding sequence ATGAGCTTTTTTATCTCGACTGCAATGGCTGATGCTGCTGCACCTGCTGCTGGCCCCGCCGGCACTGGCTTTGAGTGGATTTTCCTGGTCGGTTTCCTGGTCATCTTCTACCTGATGATCTGGCGTCCACAGGCCAAGCGCGCCAAAGAGCAAAAGAACCTGCTGGGCAGCCTGCAAAAAGGTGACGAAGTTGTGACTACTGGCGGTATCGCCGGCAAGATCACCAAAGTGACCGATGACTTCGTAGTGCTGGAAGTTTCCGACACTATCGAGATGAAGTTTCAGAAAGGCGCGATCGCTGCCACGCTGCCAAAAGGCACGCTGAAGGCGATCTAA